In Cicer arietinum cultivar CDC Frontier isolate Library 1 chromosome 1, Cicar.CDCFrontier_v2.0, whole genome shotgun sequence, one DNA window encodes the following:
- the LOC101506238 gene encoding cold-responsive protein kinase 1-like, translated as MTCFPFLFSKTSSSSRQNPDNDEDISGIHNVRIYSYRELRNATDNFSPANKIGEGGFGPVYKGQLKDGKLAAIKVLSAESKQGVKEFLTEINVISEIEHENLVKLYGCCVEKDNRILVYNYLENNSLAQTLLGGSHNSIHFDWRARCKICVGVARGLAFLHEEVRPLIVHRDIKASNILLDKDLTPKISDFGLAKLIPANVTHVSTRVAGTLGYLAPEYAIGGRLTRKADIYSFGVLLVEIVSGRCNTNSRLPSNEQFILERAWALYEQNELVGLVDTSLNWEFYAEQACKFLKIGLLCTQESPKHRPSMSSVVKMLTGEMKVDDSRMTKPALISDFMDLKVRKKQESIIDLKTTSTYNTSSASDHQDTTIASAATTTFTTQFDHSM; from the exons ATGACCTGTTTCCCTTTCTTATTCAGTAAAACATCGTCTTCATCGAGACAAAATCCAGACAATGATGAAG ATATTTCAGGCATTCATAATGTTAGAATCTATAGCTACAGAGAACTAAGGAATGCCACTGATAACTTTAGTCCGGCCAATAAAATCGGAGAGGGTGGTTTTGGTCCTGTCTACAAG GGACAACTTAAAGATGGAAAACTTGCTGCTATAAAAGTTCTTTCAGCAGAATCAAAACAAGGAGTGAAGGAGTTCTTGACAGAGATTAATGTGATATCCGAAATAGAGCATGAAAATTTGGTCAAGTTATATGGTTGTTGTGTGGAAAAAGATAACAGGATATTAGTCTACAATTACCTCGAGAATAATAGTCTTGCACAAACTCTTCTAG GTGGAAGTCACAATAGTATCCACTTTGATTGGCGAGCGCGATGTAAAATATGCGTTGGGGTTGCACGTGGACTTGCCTTTCTTCACGAAGAAGTCAGGCCTCTTATTGTTCATAGGGATATAAAAGCAAGCAATATTCTCCTTGACAAAGACCTTACACCCAAGATTTCCGATTTTGGCCTTGCAAAGCTTATTCCAGCGAACGTGACTCATGTCAGCACACGTGTAGCAGGAACACT AGGTTATTTGGCACCGGAGTATGCAATCGGAGGGAGGCTTACACGAAAAGCAGACATTTACAGTTTTGGCGTCCTCCTTGTGGAGATAGTCAGTGGAAGATGTAACACAAACTCGCGACTGCCATCCAATGAACAATTCATTCTAGAGAGG GCATGGGCACTTTACGAGCAAAATGAATTAGTTGGGCTGGTAGATACATCACTTAACTGGGAATTCTACGCCGAGCAGGCCTGTAAATTTCTGAAGATTGGCCTTCTTTGCACTCAGGAATCTCCAAAGCACCGGCCGTCCATGTCTTCTGTGGTCAAGATGCTCACCGGAGAAATGAAAGTTGATGACAGTAGGATGACAAAACCTGCCTTGATTTCTGATTTTATGGACCTCAAAGTTAGAAAGAAACAAGAAAGTATAATTGATTTGAAGACTACATCTACATACAATACATCCTCTGCCTCAGATCACCAGGACACTACCATTGCATCAGCTGCAACTACAACCTTTACTACACAATTTGATCACAGCATGTAA